The DNA region TATTTTTCCATCTACCTTTTTCCTCTTTCCTTTAAATAATATCCTCTGGCTTGTAGGGGCAGAAAATATTCTCTATGTAAGCGTAAATTTTGATCCTCCAAAACATATCCCTATAATTATTTTGTTCTATTTACTTATTTTTTTAATATCTATACTCATCGCCCAAAAAAGGTTAAAATATTATAAAGGAGAGGAAAAAGAATGATATTTTTTTGATAACATAGAAAGACTTATTAAGAAAGCAAATTTATACTTCCTCCTTGAGGGTTTAGCAATAGCTATTCTTTTTGTTTTAAATATTATTCTTCTTTTAAATCTTTTTTCTTTAAGGATCAACTCTATCTTAATTCTTCTTCCTATAATTTATTACCTCTATATAAAGCTAAGTAAAAAACCTAATTACTATAAGCTAATTCTAAATGCTGATAAACATTATTCCTTAGAAGAAAGATTAATTACCTTTTGGGAGTATAAAAATTTAAATGATCCTTATGGGCTTATAGATAAATTAAAAAAAGATCTTGAAGAAAAACTTTCCAAGATTGAACTTTCCAAAGCTTATAAATTTAAGCCCTCCAAACTCTTGAAAACTCTATTAATACTCTTTCTATTTCTTCTTTTTTTAAATCTTGTGTATTCTTTTCCTAAGGACATATCAAAGGCCATAAATAATGCTAATAAGGAAAATAAACAAGAGGTAAAATCTCAAAGAATAATAAATAATAAAAGCAAAATCCTTGAAGATAACCTTTCAAGTGAAAATCTCAAAAAGGAGAGAATCTCCCAGGAGGAATACAATAAAGAAAGAATAGAAGATCTTGAAAAGCCAAAATCCTTAGAGGAATTCCTATCCCAGTATAATTTTGACAAAAATACTCTCAAAAATAATAAAGTCAAAACTTCCTCAGAAAAGTCTAATGAGGAAAAGGAGAGTAATCTAAATAAAAATGAAGAACAAAAGGGAAGCAAAGAAGCTTCTATAGATAGCAGCAACCTTCCTACATCAGCAGGAAGGAATCAGGCTTTTTTGGACCAAACCTCAAAATCTTCCCTAAAGGAACCAACAGGAGAAAAAGAAGAGGGTTCAACTTTGGAAAATAACAATCCTCCTGAGATGTCATTAAAGGATAGAATGCTCCAAAATCCATCTCCTGGTGAAGGATTGCAAGAAAATACAAAACAAACAGGATCTCTTCCTGGAACTGAAGAAAGAGAAACAAAACTTGGAGAAGCAGAAAGTCAAAGAAGAGTATTTTCAGGAGAAAAAATATATGTACCACCCTCTCTTTCAGAAAAAGAAGGTAAAAATTATCTCTTCCAGGCTCCTACCTTGGAAGGAAGAAGAAAAGCTTCAGGAAGCAATATTAACCTAAATCCTTCCTATGAAGAAGAAAATCCAACAGCCTCAAGGATTCTTCCAAAGGAGTTTCAAGAGATATTAAAACTATACTTTTCTCAATAAAGGAGGTTGTTTAATTTGGCTTTATCCCTTGAAGATTTTACCGATGTGGTAGGAAAGATAAAAAAAGAAGTCAGTAAGGTAATAGTAGGATATGATGAGATCATTGATCTCACAATTATAGCTCTCCTTTCAGGAGGACATGTGCTCCTTGAAGGTGTCCCCGGTATTGGAAAAACTTTACTTGTGAAAACATTAAGTGAGATTTTAAATTTAAAGTTCTCCCGAATCCAATTTACCCCCGATCTCATGCCAGCAGATATCACAGGAACCAATATAATTGTTGAAGATGAGAGTGGAAGAAAACACTTTAGATTCCAAGAGGGTCCTATCTTTGCAAACATAATCCTTGCAGATGAGATAAATAGAGCTACACCTAAAACCCAGTCTGCCCTTTTGGAGGCTATGCAAGAAGGTAGTGTAACTTCTGGTGGAAATATTTATCTTCTACCAAAGCCTTTCTTTGTTATGGCAACACAAAATCCCATTGAGATGGAGGGAACCTATCCTCTTCCAGAGGCTCAATTAGATAGGTTTTTCTTTAAACTGATTCTTACACCCCCAGGAGAAGAGGAGCTCCTTGAGATTATAGAGAGGACTACTAATGTAGAAATACCCAAGGTTGAAAAAGTTGCTGATGGAAATACCATAGAGGCTTTAAAACAATTGGTAAGAAGTGTGCCTATATCCACGGCAGTAAAAGAGTATGCAGTAAGAATCGTGCTTGCTACCCATCCTGAAAGCAAATATGCTACAGAAAAGGTGAAAAAATACGTAAAATATGGATCAAGTCCAAGAGGAGCACAAGCTTTAATATTAGGAGCAAAGGCATTATCCCTTTTTGAAAATCGAGCCAATGTAAGCTTTAAAGATATAAAAAAAGTAGCCATTCCTTCTCTAAGACATAGAATTATTTTAAGCTTTGAAGGAGAAGCAGAAGGGATAACTCCTGATGAGATAATCCAAAATATCCTTGAGGAGATAAAAGAATATTAATGGAAAAGGAAAAATTAGATCTGGAATTTTTAGAAAAACTTGAAAAGCTAAGACTTGCTGTAAAGAGACTAAGATTTAGAAGCCATCTTGGGGAAAGAAAGAGCCCTAAGATGGGAAGAGGAACGGAATTTTCTGATTACAGATCTTATCAAGTTGGAGATGAATTAAGGTATTTAGATTGGAACATATATGCAAGATTTGAAAAATTTCTCGTAAAGCTCTTTGAAGAGGAAGAAGATGTAGAGGTGCACATTCTTCTTGATGCATCCTCTTCCATGGATTTTGGAAATCCAACAAAATTCTTTTATGGTAAAAAACTTGCCTTAGCTTTTTCCTATCTTAGCCTTTCTTCCTGGGAAAAAACTACCTTTTCCTACTTCCAAGACAAAATCAAGGAAATTTTGCCTTTAGAAAGAAAAAAAGAAAATATATATAGGCTATTGAATCTTTTGAATGAAATAAAAGCGGAGGGCAATACAAACATAACTGAAACCGTCAAAAAATATGCCTCTTCCTTGAAAAGGAAAGGTATTCTCATAATTATTTCTGACCTTCTCTCTTCAGAATTTGAAGAGGGAATAATTTATGCAAGATATAAGAAAATGCCTGTATATCTTATACATACCATATGTGAAGAAGAAATCTCTCCTTTTTTCTCAGGAAATCTTACCCTCATTGATAGTGAAACAGGAGAAAAAATGGACATTCTCCTTGACGAGTATATGATTCAAAAATACCAGAAAGCCCTTGAAAAATTTTTAAACCATATAGAATCTTTTACTATGCTCTATAACGTAGAATATTTAAGAAGTATAACAAGTATTCCCATAGAGGATCTTATATTAAAATATCTCCGAGTAGGTGGTTGGATTAAATGAGCCTTAAATTTTTAAATCCCCTTTTCTTATCTCTTCTTTCCTTAGAAATATTAGTGATAATCCTATACCTTATAAAACCAAAAAGATTAAGATTAAAGGTCCCAAGCCTAATTTTATGGGAAAAAGTTTTAAAAGAAGAACCTATTGGAAGATGGTTTAAAAAACTTCCTAAAAATTTAATCCTTCTTTTGCAAATTTTAACTCTTCTTTTTATTATTCTTTACCTTTCAAAGCCTATACTCAGTTTTGAGAGAATATTAGGAAGACCTACAATATTTATATTAGACTCATCGGCGAGTATGACCTCAGAGGATATCTTTCCATCTCGCTTTGAGAGAGCAAAAATAGAGATTATTAATCTTTCTAAAAATATTCATAACAAAATCTCCCTCATTATTGCTAAGGATAAACCATATCTTTTAACTTCAGCAGGAAAAAATTCCGATCTTGAAAGGATATTAAGCAGTGAAAAACCCTTCTTAGGAGAGGGAAATATAAATTCTGCTATAACCTATGCAGAAAATCTCTTTCCTAAAGAATCTTGCGATATACATATATTCACTGATGGTACTGAAGAGCTCAATATTCCTAAAAATTCTCAAAACAATTACTTTATACATGTAATTGG from Dictyoglomus turgidum DSM 6724 includes:
- a CDS encoding AAA family ATPase, with the protein product MALSLEDFTDVVGKIKKEVSKVIVGYDEIIDLTIIALLSGGHVLLEGVPGIGKTLLVKTLSEILNLKFSRIQFTPDLMPADITGTNIIVEDESGRKHFRFQEGPIFANIILADEINRATPKTQSALLEAMQEGSVTSGGNIYLLPKPFFVMATQNPIEMEGTYPLPEAQLDRFFFKLILTPPGEEELLEIIERTTNVEIPKVEKVADGNTIEALKQLVRSVPISTAVKEYAVRIVLATHPESKYATEKVKKYVKYGSSPRGAQALILGAKALSLFENRANVSFKDIKKVAIPSLRHRIILSFEGEAEGITPDEIIQNILEEIKEY
- a CDS encoding DUF58 domain-containing protein → MEKEKLDLEFLEKLEKLRLAVKRLRFRSHLGERKSPKMGRGTEFSDYRSYQVGDELRYLDWNIYARFEKFLVKLFEEEEDVEVHILLDASSSMDFGNPTKFFYGKKLALAFSYLSLSSWEKTTFSYFQDKIKEILPLERKKENIYRLLNLLNEIKAEGNTNITETVKKYASSLKRKGILIIISDLLSSEFEEGIIYARYKKMPVYLIHTICEEEISPFFSGNLTLIDSETGEKMDILLDEYMIQKYQKALEKFLNHIESFTMLYNVEYLRSITSIPIEDLILKYLRVGGWIK